Part of the Methanobacterium bryantii genome, TTAATAAGGACTAGGCCCTGTAACAGTCGGGTTATCATCTCTTTGGGTCCATTCAGTAATAGACCCTTCATATAATCTCACATCAGGATAATCTAAATACCATTTAAAAACTAAAAACAAATTAGTAGCTTCTCTGCCGGTTCCGCAGTAGCATATAACTGTTTTATCGGGAGTTACTTCTCTTTCTTCAACTAAAGATTTTATTTCGTCCTTGGGTTTGAGGAGCTGGCGGTTCTTGGGATTCATGATGGCAGCTGCCTGTAAACTCTTAGCTCCAGGTATGTGTCCTTCTTTACTCCATAAACTAGGCCCTGCATAATATTTAAACGGCCTTGCATCAAGCACTACCACATCATCATTGTCCTTAATATTTTTAAATTCCCCGTATTCAATCTGATATTCATCGTGGACCTCTGCTTCAAATTCAGATTCTTCTACAGTTGGAAATACCTTGGTTAATCCTCTTTCTTCTTTTTTCCATTTGTCTATGCCTCCATCTAAGATATGGACATTTTCATGGCCAAATCTAACCAGTGAATAAGCAGCCATGGTCTGTCCCCAACCGTCCCCTTTTTTTGAATAGGAGCCCTTGCCAGTATAAAAAAGAATAGGTTTATCATTTCTGATGCCTAATTTCCCGAATATTGTCGAAATTGCATCATGAGGAATATATCTAGCAGGGTTATTGCCCTGCATTTCTCTAAGAAACCATTCATTAAAATAAAATGCATTGTGGATGTGTTCTTTTATATAATCATGTATATCTGGCTGAACATCGAATATAGTGAGATTATTATCCAGATTATCTTCTAACCATTCTGTATCCACCCATTTTACTTTTGAATTTCCCAATAAATGAGGATAGTTCATATAAATGACTCCATTAGTATGACTTTGAATTAGATATGTATATCATAATAGTTGTATGTTGCTGTCAACTGATGGCATATTTTAAAAAAATATTCCATGAGTTAAAATGATAAAATTCTCTTAAATAGACGTTATTTTTAAAAAAATAAGTTATATGGGTTTATATATGTATTAAATTCAAGTATTCTTTTTATATTTAAATTAGATGGAAATTATGATAATTTAGTTTAGGGCAAGAGTATAAACTTAAATAATATATTATTACAATTGTATTGTAACTTTTGGTA contains:
- a CDS encoding sulfurtransferase; translated protein: MNYPHLLGNSKVKWVDTEWLEDNLDNNLTIFDVQPDIHDYIKEHIHNAFYFNEWFLREMQGNNPARYIPHDAISTIFGKLGIRNDKPILFYTGKGSYSKKGDGWGQTMAAYSLVRFGHENVHILDGGIDKWKKEERGLTKVFPTVEESEFEAEVHDEYQIEYGEFKNIKDNDDVVVLDARPFKYYAGPSLWSKEGHIPGAKSLQAAAIMNPKNRQLLKPKDEIKSLVEEREVTPDKTVICYCGTGREATNLFLVFKWYLDYPDVRLYEGSITEWTQRDDNPTVTGPSPY